A part of Tiliqua scincoides isolate rTilSci1 chromosome 13, rTilSci1.hap2, whole genome shotgun sequence genomic DNA contains:
- the AIMP2 gene encoding aminoacyl tRNA synthase complex-interacting multifunctional protein 2 isoform X1, translating into MPMYQVRPVHGRQPGSVVPPEHLPTCMYRVRNLHRQAGPGSSSTARQQQDEVDPSLQALESRQEEILKRLYELKAAVDGLSKMIQTPDADFDATNIIQGDEHVPLTASAADLDNLLGKDYGALKDVVINANPSLPPLSLLVLHSLLCERYKILSAVHTHSSVKSVPENLLKCFGEQMKKQPRHEYQLGFTLIWKDVPKPQMKFSIQTMCPIEGEGNIARFLFSLLGQKHNAVTATLIDSWVDTAIFQLKEGSSKEKAAVLRAMNATLGKTSWLVGNELTLADIVAWCALQQTGSTNTVPANVQKWLKSCENLAPFNSALKLLK; encoded by the exons ATGCCCATGTACCAGGTGAGGCCCGTGCACGGGCGCCAGCCTGGCTCTGTGGTGCCGCCCGAGCACCTGCCCACCTGCATGTACCGCGTGCGCAACCTGCACCGCCAGGCCGGCCCCGGCTCCTCCTCCACGGCGCGGCAGCAGCAG GATGAAGTTGATCCCTCACTTCAAGCACTTGAGTCTCGCCAGGAGGAGATCCTGAAACGGTTGTACGAACTGAAAGCTGCAGTGGATGGGCTGTCGAAGATGATCCAGACACCAGACGCAGACTTTGATGCCACAAACATCATCCAGGGAGACGAACATGTTCCTTTAACTGCCAGTGCTGCAGACCTGGATAACCTGCTTGGGAAG GATTATGGGGCTCTGAAGGATGTGGTGATCAATGCCAATCCCTCTCTACCTCCACTATCACTGTTAGTACTCCACAGCTTGCTGTGTGAGCGTTACAAGATACTATCTGCTGTTCACACACACTCATCTGTAAAGAGCGTGCCAGAAAACCTCCTGAAATGCTTTGGTGAGCAGATGAAGAAACAGCCACGTCATGAGTACCAGCTGGGCTTCACGCTAATTTGGAAGGATG TGCCAAAGCCCCAGATGAAGTTCAGCATTCAGACCATGTGCCCCATTGAAGGAGAAGGGAACATCGCTCGATTCCTATTCTCTTTACTTGGTCAGAAGCACAATGCAGTCACGGCGACGCTGATAGACAGTTGGGTAGATACTGCCATCTTCCAGCTCAAAGAAGGGAGCAGCAAAGAAAAAGCGGCTGTCCTGCGAGCCATGAACGCCACCCTCGGCAAGACATCCTGGCTGGTGGGCAATGAACTGACCCTAGCTGACATTGTGGCCTGGTGTGCTCTTCAGCAGACGGGGAGTACCAACACAGTCCCGGCCAACGTGCAGAAGTGGCTCAAGTCTTGTGAGAACCTGGCACCCTTCAACTCTGCTCTCAAGCTGTTGAAGTGA
- the LOC136663916 gene encoding radial spoke head 10 homolog B-like: MGKERKKESKKEKVAPPPVHEAPPELTSSVSYDQTAAHLDEQQATAVASQEEQREHEEAPAPEPVEYEEPILTQLIVESYEGEKVHGLYEGEGTAHFQGGNVYMGIFSEGLMHGQGTYIWADGMKYEGNFVKNVPMNQGRYTWPDNSVYEGEVKNGIRHGFGMFKCGTYPVSYVGHWFEGKRHGKGTIYYNKEGSSWYEGDFVYNIKSGWGIRCYKSGNIYEGQWERDMRHGEGRMRWLISNQEYTGQWVEGIQHGYGTHTWYLKRIPGSQYPLRNEYVGDFVQGDRHGHGKFFFASGAMYDGEWVFNKKHGMGKLVFKNGRVYEGEFVYDRIAEFPTFHIDAMTMQNLSSICTKSSLVTESIKVVDGPSPSVLGSSIEIDISTLLAIFPEKDREEEIKQTEFAVLRHISELRRIYTFYSSLGYDRSLDNTFLMTKLQFWRFLKDCQFHYCNLTLADMDRILNDKSLLEEIHSPYETLLLRMFLTYLIYLSFHIYHKEFGDRSPRLFKCFSKLMTEKILPNACHTKGILFSDRHQTVYAINYIDKCWEIYKVFCRPNAVAPYEPTMKMRHFLWILKDLRLISKQLTATKIVDILAKDSPCVRNGDDTILEYELVFLEFFDALLDCALLYVTDDMLKQQVERTCPSESSYRTDDYQDGTRLTSRHPDLSSGQSVPTRSTSSAAETSNETTDSSTTQHVSAKSSPSKIVHFVDGKKAKLCISFSQKGKGKGGGKEDKASRSSSKASSKGKESPTQGATLNVTFTPVVTLVNDKEETLTQTLSSLEAETETAVTTPMKQLADKLEAAKNEQKDKFGMWMSRIYIFLVNKFFESYKHLEVVKETILDNRVREAELVVLRRIQEEEEEAKLQAMREAEEVRKQEEAAAEKAALELEESLNRELEEGPVPLQSPPKEESPISPQPPPSSKTTTGGKKKKKA, from the exons atgggaaaagaaaggaagaaagagagcAAAAAAGAGAAGGTCGCGCCTCCACCTGTGCATGAGGCCCCACCTGAGCTTACTTCTTCAGTATCGTACGATCAGACAGCTGCACACCTTGATGAACAGCAGGCAACTGCGGTCGCTTCCCAGGAAGAACAACGGGAGCATGAGGAGGCCCCAGCCCCAGAACCCGTGGAGTACGAGGAGCCTATTCTCACCCAACTGATTGTAGAAAG CTAtgaaggagaaaaagtccacggCTTATATGAAGGGGAAGGAACAGCACATTTTCAAGGAGGCAATGTTTATATG GGCATTTTTTCAGAAGGTCTCATGCACGGCCAAGGAACTTATATATGGGCTGATGGAATGAAATACGAG GGGAACTTTGTGAAGAATGTGCCAATGAATCAGGGCCGTTACACGTGGCCCGACAACAGTGTTTACGAAGGCGAGGTGAAGAATGGAATTCGGCATGGTTTTGGCATGTTCAAATGCGGCACATATCCTGTTTCATACGTTGGCCATTGGTTTGAAGGCAAGAGACACGGCAAG GGCACCATTTATTACAACAAGGAGGGTTCTTCCTGGTACGAAGGTGACTTTGTATACAACATAAAGAGCGGTTGGGGGATAAGATG TTATAAATCTGGAAACATTTATGAAGGCCAGTGGGAACGGGACATGCGCCACGGAGAAGGACGGATGAGGTGGCTGATATCTAATCAGGAATATACTGGGCAATGGGTGGAAGGCATACAG CACGGGTATGGTACCCACACTTGGTACTTGAAGCGCATACCTGGGTCACAGTATCCCTTGAGGAACGAGTATGTGGGAGACTTTGTCCAAGGAGATCGCCACGGACACGGGAAGTTCTTCTTTGCTAGTGGAGCCATGTATGACGGCGAGTGGGTTTTCAATAAAAAACACGGCATG GGGAAGCTTGTGTTCAAGAACGGGCGTGTATATGAAGGAGAATTTGTCTATGATCGCATAGCAGAATTTCCAACATTTCACATTGACGCCATGACTATGCAAAACCTGAGCAGCATTTGCACTAAGAGTTCCTTGGTCACTG AGAGCATCAAAGTAGTCGACGGCCCAAGTCCATCTGTGTTGGGATCGAGCATTGAAATAGATATCTCAACCTTGCTGGCTATATTTCCAGAaaaggacagagaagaagaaatcAAACAG ACAGAGTTTGCAGTCCTTAGACACATCTCAGAACTCAGGAGAATCTACACCTTTTACAGCAGCCTGGGATATGACCGCTCCCTGGACAACACCTTCCTGATGACAAAGCTCCAGTTCTGGCGATTCTTGAAGGACTGTCAGTTCCACTATTGCAACCTGACCCTCGCCGACATGGATCGGATCCTGAACG ACAAGTCATTACTCGAAGAGATTCATTCTCCCTACGAGACATTGCTCCTCCGGATGTTTCTGACTTACCTTATTTATTTGTCATTCCACATCTACCACAAGGAGTTTGG CGATCGAAGTCCCCGCCTATTCAAGTGCTTCTCCAAACTGATGACTGAGAAAATCCTCCCCAATGCCTGTCATACAAAAG GCATCTTGTTTTCTGATCGCCATCAAACTGTCTATGCAATCAATTACATCGACAAGTGCTGGGAAATATACAAGGTATTTTGTCGACCGAATGCTGTGGCTCCTTATGAACCTACCATGAAAATGAGACACTTCCTTTGGATTCTGAAG GATTTAAGACTGATCAGCAAACAATTAACTGCTACCAAAATTGTGGATATACTGGCGAAAGACAGCCCTTGCGTTCGGAATGGAGACGACACCATCTTGGAGTATGAG CTTGTTTTCCTCGAATTTTTTGATGCTCTCCTGGATTGTGCCCTGCTGTATGTCACCGATGATATGCTAAAGCAGCAAGTGGAACGGACGTGTCCGTCAGAAAGTTCCTACAGGACCGATGACTATCAAGACGGGACCAGGCTGACATCTCGACATCCAGACTTGTCCTCTGGTCAG TCCGTCCCTACCAGGAGTACGAGCAGCGCTGCTGAAACAAGCAACGAAACCACCGATTCCAGCACCACCCAGCACGTCAGCGCCAAGTCTTCCCCAAGCAAAATTGTGCATTTTGTTGACGGGAAGAAGGCAAAG CTATGCATTTCATTTTCACAGAAGGGAAAAGGCAAGGGCGGTGGGAAAGAGGACAAAGCGTCTCGATCGAGTTCAAAAGCTTCCAGTAAAGGCAAAGAGTCCCCAACTCAGG GGGCAACTCTGAATGTCACCTTCACCCCTGTCGTGACACTGGTGAATGACAAGGAGGAGACATTAACTCAGACGCTGTCAAGCTTGGAAGCAGAAACAGAAACGGCCGTCACCACCCCTATGAAACAGTTAGCAG ATAAACTTGAAGCCGCCAAAAATGAACAGAAGGATAAATTTGGTATGTGGATGAGCCGGATCTACATCTTTTTAGTCAACAAATTCTTTGAGAGCTACAAACACTTGGAGGTAGTGAAGGAAACCATTTTAGACAACAGGGTCCGGGAAGCTGAGCTGGTTGTGTTGAGGAGAatccaagaggaggaggaagaagcaaa GCTGCAAGCAATGAGGGAGGCAGAAGAGGtgagaaagcaggaagaagcCGCAGCTGAAAAAGCAGCGCTGGAGCTGGAGGAGAGTTTGAATCGGGAGCTGGAGGAGGGGCCTGTCCCGCTCCAATCTCCACCAAAGGAGGAATCTCCCATTTCGCCACAGCCACCCCCCAGCAGCAAAACCACCACaggaggaaagaagaagaaaaaggcataA
- the PMS2 gene encoding mismatch repair endonuclease PMS2 translates to MEGGRAGRAEAPGEQFAKAIKPIDRKSVHQICSGQVVLNLCTAVKELVENSIDAGATSIEVKLKDYGVDLIEVSDNGSGVEEENFAGLTLKHYTSKIRDFSDLIRVETFGFRGEALSSLCALSDVSICTCHKFAKVGTRLVFDHGGKITLQTPYPRPPGTTVSVQHLFRTLPVRHKEFQRNIKKEYAKMVQILQAYCLISTGVRINCTNQIGQGKKQLVISTCGSSALKENIGAIFGQKQLHSLIPFVQLPPSEAVCEEYGLDSSDMPTNFYTISGFVSHCDHGVGRSTPDRQFFFINQRPCDPVKVSRVVNEVYHMYNRHQYPFIVLDICADSECVDINVTPDKRQILVQEEKFLLAVLKTSLIEMFSRDVNKLVACKNLLDADGNLKALSQEEAQPPRLEMPRGPSTQAPRDNAKTSVSIAKLRESFSLHRAKEAAVHSSENPKQQHSSPKQKKLLTFFSVLDSPRKKTCSSKEAEGGMEVDSSRFTPSKDIKKSTDKIDSECGGTLAESDLSFGTPGSSGCLSYESVDGSPNAEFPVSQEDFQSGGLEPSGEFWGAECETDRRTKREFSPNTGTSSQSAKRFKTHLPPAQIASSSEREGVVNDALLSQYDVPVEVQKRTVPLEFSMSVLKNRVKQLVQQQQKKAELLSYRKFRAKISPGENKMAEDELRKEIRKEMFPRMDIIGQFNLGFIIAKLNSDLFIIDQHASDEKYNFEMLQAHTVLQGQKLILPQILNLTAVNESILMENLEIFRKNGFDFVIDEDAPVTQRVKLVSLPTSKNWTFGRQDIEELIFMLSDSPGVMCRPSRVRQMFASRACRKSVMIGTALNVNEMKKLITHMGEIEHPWNCPHGRPTIRHIANLDLLSQE, encoded by the exons ATGGAGGGTGGCCGCGCGGGGCGGGCAGAGGCGCCCGG gGAACAGTTTGCCAAAGCTATTAAACCAATAGACCGTAAATCAGTTCACCAGATCTGTTCAGGACAAGTGGTGCTGAATCTGTGCACTGCAGTGAAAGAGTTGGTAGAAAACAGTATTGATGCTGGTGCTACCAGTATTG AGGTGAAGCTCAAAGATTATGGAGTAGACCTCATTGAAGTTTCTGATAATGGTtcaggagtggaagaggaaaactTTGCAGGCTTGA CTCTAAAGCATTATACTTCCAAGATACGAGACTTCTCTGATCTTATACGTGTGGAAACGTTTGGCTTTCGAGGTGAAGCTCTGAGCTCCTTGTGCGCCTTAAG TGATGTGTCTATTTGCACTTGTCATAAGTTCGCAAAGGTGGGAACACGTCTGGTGTTTGATCACGGTGGGAAAATCACCCTGCAGACACCTTACCCTCGACCACCGGGGACAACTGTCAGCGTGCAGCACTTGTTTCGCACCCTTCCAGTACGGCATAAGGAATTTCAGCGCAACATAAAGAAG GAGTATGCAAAAATGGTTCAGATCTTGCAGGCATACTGTCTCATTTCCACCGGCGTGCGAATTAACTGCACCAATCAGATTGGCCAGGGGAAGAAACAGTTGGTGATATCCACGTGTGGGAGTTCTGCTTTAAAGGAAAACATTGGAGCCATATTTGGGCAAAAGCAG ctgcacAGCCTGATTCCTTTTGTTCAGCTTCCTCCTAGTGAGGCTGTCTGTGAAGAATACGGCCTGGATTCTTCTGATATGCCAACCAATTTTTACAC CATCTCAGGGTTCGTTTCCCATTGCGATCATGGTGTTGGGAGGAGTACACCAGACCGACAGTTCTTCTTTATTAATCAGCGGCCCTGTGACCCAGTGAAG GTGTCCAGAGTTGTGAATGAAGTATACCACATGTACAATAGGCACCAGTATCCGTTTATTGTTCTGGACATATGTGCAGATTCCG AATGTGTCGACATCAACGTGACGCCGGACAAAAGGCAAATTTTGGTGCAGGAAGAGAAATTTTTACTAGCGGTCCTAAAAACCTCTCTGATAGAGATGTTCAGCAGGGACGTGAACAAACTTGTCGCCTGTAAGAATTTGCTAGATGCTGATG GAAACTTGAAAGCCCTGTCTCAAGAGGAGGCCCAGCCACCTCGCTTGGAAATGCCACGTGGCCCCTCAACTCAGGCTCCAAGAGACAACGCAAAAACTTCCGTGTCCATAGCCAAACTTAGGGAGTCGTTCTCTCTCCATCGAGCAAAAGAGGCCGCTGTTCATAGTTCGGAAAATCCCAAACAGCAACACAGTTCCCCAAAGCAGAAAAAACTTCTGACGTTCTTCAGTGTTCTGGACTCTCCCCGTAAGAAGACCTGCTCTAGtaaggaggcagagggaggaatggaggtggaTTCAAGCAGATTCACACCTAGCAAAGATATCAAGAAATCCACAGACAAGATTGATTCTGAGTGTGGTGGCACTTTGGCAGAGTCAGACTTGAGTTTTGGCACTCCAGGAAGTAGTGGCTGTTTGAGCTATGAAAGTGTAGATGGTTCCCCTAATGCAGAATTCCCTGTTTCCCAAGAAGATTTTCAGAGTGGAGGCCTTGAACCTAGTGGGGAGTTCTGGGGAGCTGAATGTGAAACAGACCGAAGGACAAAGCGTGAGTTTTCCCCCAATACTGGCACCTCTTCCCAGAGTGCAAAGCGCTTTAAGACCCATCTGCCTCCTGCACAGATAGCCAGCTCATCGGAAAGGGAGGGTGTTGTGAATGATGCACTTTTGTCACAATATGACGTTCCTGTGGAAGTTCAAAAGAGAACTGTACCCTTGGAATTTTCTATGAGCGTGTTGAAGAACAGGGTGAAGCAGCTCGTGCAGCAACAGCAGAAAAAAGCAGAATTGTTGAGTTACAGGAAATTTCGGGCAAAAATCAGCCCTggagaaaacaaaatggcagaagACGAACTGAGAAAAGAAATACG AAAAGAGATGTTTCCCAGGATGGACATCATTGGCCAGTTCAATTTAGGGTTTATAATAGCCAAACTGAACTCAGACCTCTTCATCATCGATCAACATGCTTCAGATGAGAAATACAACTTTGAAATGTTGCAAGCTCACACCGTTCTGCAAGGGCAGAAGCTGATCTT GCCTCAGATTCTTAATTTAACTGCTGTAAATGAAAGTATCTTGATGGAAAACCTGGAGATTTTCAGAAAAaatggatttgattttgtcatcgATGAAGATG ctcctgtaACCCAAAGAGTCAAGCTCGTCTCTTTACCGACGAGCAAAAACTGGACTTTTGGCCGTCAAGATATAGAGGAGCTGATCTTCATGCTGAGTGATTCCCCTGGGGTGATGTGTAGACCTTCCAGAGTGAGACAGATGTTTGCTTCTCGAGCATGTAGGAAGTCT GTGATGATTGGAACTGCACTTAATGTCAATGAAATGAAGAAACTTATCACCCACATGGGTGAGATTGAGCATCCTTGGAATTGTCCCCACGGGAGACCCACAATAAGGCACATCGCCAATCTAGACCTGCTGTCACAAGAATAA
- the AIMP2 gene encoding aminoacyl tRNA synthase complex-interacting multifunctional protein 2 isoform X2, with translation MPMYQDEVDPSLQALESRQEEILKRLYELKAAVDGLSKMIQTPDADFDATNIIQGDEHVPLTASAADLDNLLGKDYGALKDVVINANPSLPPLSLLVLHSLLCERYKILSAVHTHSSVKSVPENLLKCFGEQMKKQPRHEYQLGFTLIWKDVPKPQMKFSIQTMCPIEGEGNIARFLFSLLGQKHNAVTATLIDSWVDTAIFQLKEGSSKEKAAVLRAMNATLGKTSWLVGNELTLADIVAWCALQQTGSTNTVPANVQKWLKSCENLAPFNSALKLLK, from the exons ATGCCCATGTACCAG GATGAAGTTGATCCCTCACTTCAAGCACTTGAGTCTCGCCAGGAGGAGATCCTGAAACGGTTGTACGAACTGAAAGCTGCAGTGGATGGGCTGTCGAAGATGATCCAGACACCAGACGCAGACTTTGATGCCACAAACATCATCCAGGGAGACGAACATGTTCCTTTAACTGCCAGTGCTGCAGACCTGGATAACCTGCTTGGGAAG GATTATGGGGCTCTGAAGGATGTGGTGATCAATGCCAATCCCTCTCTACCTCCACTATCACTGTTAGTACTCCACAGCTTGCTGTGTGAGCGTTACAAGATACTATCTGCTGTTCACACACACTCATCTGTAAAGAGCGTGCCAGAAAACCTCCTGAAATGCTTTGGTGAGCAGATGAAGAAACAGCCACGTCATGAGTACCAGCTGGGCTTCACGCTAATTTGGAAGGATG TGCCAAAGCCCCAGATGAAGTTCAGCATTCAGACCATGTGCCCCATTGAAGGAGAAGGGAACATCGCTCGATTCCTATTCTCTTTACTTGGTCAGAAGCACAATGCAGTCACGGCGACGCTGATAGACAGTTGGGTAGATACTGCCATCTTCCAGCTCAAAGAAGGGAGCAGCAAAGAAAAAGCGGCTGTCCTGCGAGCCATGAACGCCACCCTCGGCAAGACATCCTGGCTGGTGGGCAATGAACTGACCCTAGCTGACATTGTGGCCTGGTGTGCTCTTCAGCAGACGGGGAGTACCAACACAGTCCCGGCCAACGTGCAGAAGTGGCTCAAGTCTTGTGAGAACCTGGCACCCTTCAACTCTGCTCTCAAGCTGTTGAAGTGA